The genomic interval GAGCGGGACCACCTTCTCCGGATACTGGTAGGGCCCGAAGTTGTTCGACGAGCGGGTGATCAGGACCGGCAGGCGGTACGTCTGCCAGTACGCCCCCACCAGGAGGTCGCCACCGGCCTTCGACGCCGAGTACGGGTTGGACGGCCGCAGGGGGTCGGTCTCGCGCGACGAGCCCTGGGGGACGCTGCCGTAGACCTCGTCCGTGCTGATGTGCAGCAGGCGGGGGATCTGCAGCTCGCGCACCGCCTCCAGCAGCGTGTAGACGCCGAACACGTCGGTCTTGAGGAAAGAGTCTGGCTCCATGAGAGAACGATCGACGTGCGACTCAGCGGCGAAATTTATGACCGCATCCACCCCGCGCATCACGTCGCGCAGCAGCTTGGCGTCGCCGATGTCACCGTGGACGAACGCATAGCGCGTGTCCAGGGCGACGTCGGCGAGGTTCTGGAGGTTGCCGGCGTAGGTCAGCTTGTCGAGGTTGACTACCCGGTCCTCCGGATGGGTCTGGAGCACGTGTCGGATGAAGTTCGAGCCGATGAAGCCGGCGCCGCCGGTGACGAGCAGCTTCACGCGTCCACCCGGCTCACCCGCGCGTCACGCCCCAGCGCGACATCGGGTTGGCTCCGCATCACCCGCGCGTCACGTCCCAGACGTCGGCCCCCGCATAGTCCCACGGCAGCCGGCCCTCGTCGCACGTCGAGGGCTCCGGCGAGAACTGGACGTCCACGAAGTAGATGATGCGGCCGGGGCCGGGGCCGAGATTGCGCACGCCGTGGGCCACCCCGGGGGGAATGCGCGCCAGCAGCGAGGCGCCGTCGCCCAGCATGAAGCGCATGCGCGCGCCTTCCGTGCGCGAGCCCTGGCGGACGTCGAGGAGGACGACGAGCAGGCGATCGGAGGGCGGGACGTACCAGATGTCGGTCTGGCGCGTGTGGAGGTGGAAGGCCTTGATGACGCCGGGCGCGATCTCGCTGTAGTTGATCTGCCGCACGGTGAAGTCGGCGAAGGCCTCCGGACGTCCGTCGGCGAGACGTGCCAGCTCGGTGATCGAGCCGCCGTCGTCGTGGTGGCGTCGGAGGTCGACGATGCGGACGCCGTCGATCGCCGGCGCCGGCGTGTAAGACTGGGTCTTGAAAGCCCGCTTGGCGTCAGGGGTGAATTCCATCCGGCAAATCCTAGCAGGTGGGGCCGGGGCGCGGAAGTCCCGCGCCCGCCGCCGTCACCGGGACTCCTGCCGGTCGCCCTCGACGAGGCGCAGCAGGTACTGGCCGTAGGAGTTCCCCCGCATGGGCTCGGCGATCCGGCGGACGTCCTCGGCCGTGATGTACCCCATGGTGTACGCGATCTCCTCGACGCAGGCCACCATGAGGCCCTGCCGCTCCTCGAGCGTCTGGATGAAGCCCGAGGCCTGCAGCAGCGCCTCGTGCGTGCCCGTGTCGAGCCAGGCGATCCCGCGCCCCAGCAGCTCTACCCGCAGCGTGCCGGCGTTGAGATAGGCGAGGTTCACGTCGGTGATCTCGAGCTCGCCGCGGGCCGAGGGCTTGAGCCCGGCGGCGATCTCCACGACGTCGTTGTCGTAGAAGTAGAGCCCGGTGACCGCGTAGTGCGAGCGGGGGCGCGCCGGCTTCTCCTCGAGCCCGACGGCGCGGCCCGTGCGGTCGAACTCCACCACGCCGTAGCGCTCGGGGTCGCGCACCCAGTACGCGAAGACGGTGGCGCCGCTGGTCCGCCGCGCGGCCCTCC from Candidatus Methylomirabilota bacterium carries:
- the rfbB gene encoding dTDP-glucose 4,6-dehydratase, which gives rise to MKLLVTGGAGFIGSNFIRHVLQTHPEDRVVNLDKLTYAGNLQNLADVALDTRYAFVHGDIGDAKLLRDVMRGVDAVINFAAESHVDRSLMEPDSFLKTDVFGVYTLLEAVRELQIPRLLHISTDEVYGSVPQGSSRETDPLRPSNPYSASKAGGDLLVGAYWQTYRLPVLITRSSNNFGPYQYPEKVVPLFITNALDDQPLPLYGDGRNVRDWLYVLDNCEAIDLVLRRGAEGQIYNIGGGHEVENIVLTRQILRLTAKPETLIRPVKDRPGHDRRYSLDCSKVRQLGWRPRHRFDAALEATVAWYRQHEPWWRPLKSGEFRTYYQQQYGDR
- a CDS encoding dTDP-4-dehydrorhamnose 3,5-epimerase family protein translates to MEFTPDAKRAFKTQSYTPAPAIDGVRIVDLRRHHDDGGSITELARLADGRPEAFADFTVRQINYSEIAPGVIKAFHLHTRQTDIWYVPPSDRLLVVLLDVRQGSRTEGARMRFMLGDGASLLARIPPGVAHGVRNLGPGPGRIIYFVDVQFSPEPSTCDEGRLPWDYAGADVWDVTRG
- the rfbA gene encoding glucose-1-phosphate thymidylyltransferase RfbA gives rise to the protein MKGIILAGGSGTRLYPLTIAMSKQLVPVYNKPMVYYALSTLMLAGVREILVITTPQDQDAFRRLLRDGRHLGISIEYAVQPSPDGLAQAFVIGRKFVGAAAVALALGDNIFYGHGFPEYLRRAARRTSGATVFAYWVRDPERYGVVEFDRTGRAVGLEEKPARPRSHYAVTGLYFYDNDVVEIAAGLKPSARGELEITDVNLAYLNAGTLRVELLGRGIAWLDTGTHEALLQASGFIQTLEERQGLMVACVEEIAYTMGYITAEDVRRIAEPMRGNSYGQYLLRLVEGDRQESR